In the Solanum pennellii chromosome 5, SPENNV200 genome, one interval contains:
- the LOC107018553 gene encoding exosome complex component RRP45A-like, whose product MEQRLGSTWRMTVNEKKFIESALESELRVDGRRPFDYRALTIKFGREDGSSEVQLGQTHIMSFVTSQLVQPYRDRPNEGTLSVFTEFSPMADPSFEAGRPSESAVELGRIIDRGLRESRAVDTESLCVVAGKWVWSIRIDLHILDNGGNLVDAANIAALAALLTFRRPECTLGGDDGQEVTLHPPEVREPLPLIVHHLPIAVTFAFIGDEHMVIDPTHHEEAVMGGRMSVTLNANGDVCAIQKAGGHGVLQSVVMQCLRIASVKAGDITSKIKTVVESYKTERALRMVKRHAPRNAVDVNEPGEKAKQILEGQKLKSEECSVSQSDDMDVEQGRIKKKSDKDQSFTGRPSSWDPYSEGVNIDELKATLASRGSVAVPMNLDNLGDNIRDETKTDEPLSDVNQVSSSTDSAGKEMTMSKEKTLQDAVKPKNKRKKKKSSNTAAV is encoded by the exons ATGGAGCAAAGATTGGGAAGTACATGGCGAATGACAGTGAATGAGAAGAAATTCATAGAATCTGCTTTAGAATCTGAACTTAGAGTTGATGGTCGCCGTCCCTTTGATTATCGAGCCCTCACTATCAAGTTCGGCAG AGAAGATGGTTCATCAGAAGTTCAACTAGGGCAAACTCATATTATGAGTTTCGTTACGTCGCAACTAGTGCAACCTTATCGAGATCGACCAAATGAAGGAACTCTTTCAGTATTTACTGAGTTTTCACCAATGGCGGATCCTTCTTTTGAGGCAGGTCGTCCTTCAGAGTCTGCTGTTGAGTTGGGTCGCATTATTGACAGAGGGTTAAG GGAAAGTAGGGCTGTGGATACTGAATCACTCTGTGTTGTGGCTGGGAAGTGGGTCTGGTCAATTCGTATTGATCTCCATATTCTGGACAATGGAGG TAATCTTGTTGATGCTGCCAATATTGCTGCTTTAGCTGCGCTTTTGACGTTTCGGAGGCCTGAATGTACACTAGGAGGAGATGACGGGCAGGAAGTGACACTGCATCCACCCGAG GTGAGGGAGCCACTTCCCTTGATCGTACACCATCTCCCTATAGCAGTAACTTTTGCATTTATTGGAGACGAGCATATG GTTATAGATCCAACACATCACGAAGAAGCTGTTATGGGAGGAAGAATGTCCGTCACCCTGAATGCAAATGGTGATGTCTGTGCAATTCAAAAAGCTGGGGGACATGGTGTCTTGCAAAGTGTTGTCATGCAGTGTCTACGCATAGCATCAGTAAAAGCCGGAGATATAACTAGCAAAATTAAAACCGTT GTTGAATCTTATAAAACAGAGAGAGCTCTCAGAATGGTCAAGCGACATGCTCCTAGGAATGCTGTTGATGTCAATGAACCAGGTGAAAAG GCTAAGCAAATTTTGGAGGGGCAAAAATTGAAATCAGAAGAGTGCAGTGTTAGTCAGAGCGATGACATGGATGTGGAGCAGGGTAGAATCAAGAAGAAGAGTGATAAGGACCAGAGTTTCACAGGCAGGCCGTCCAGTTG GGATCCATATTCAGAGGGTGTCAACATTGACGAACTGAAAGCTACTCTTGCCTCTCGTG GTTCAGTTGCAGTGCCTATGAATCTAGACAATTTAGGTGATAATATTAGAGATGAAACAAAAACAGATGAGCCACTTTCAGATGTTAATCAAGTATCTTCGTCGACTGACTCAGCTGGAAAAGAAATGACAATGAGCAAAGAAAAAACTTTGCAAGATGCCGTTAAGCCTAAAAACAAGcggaaaaagaagaaatcgTCTAATACTGCCGCAGTTTAG